In the Mesotoga infera genome, GGTTGTTATTGCCTTTGAGACAGTTCTCTTCATGTTTCATCCATTCACTGTAAACCGGAATGTCTCTGAGGACAATTGGAGCCTCAGTAGCCAGTGCCTCCAGAACGACAATTCCTTCAGTTTCCTCATAGCTTGGAAAGAGGAAGACATCACAGGCGGAGTATGGACCGATAATCATCTCCTGTGGAATGAATCCGGGGAATTTCACGTTATCTGGAGGGTTCTTGAGAAGACGTCTTATCTTTGCAGGCAGGAGACTGCTTATCTTCGCTCCAAACCAGTAGAATGTCAGATCCTTCCTCGTATCGGCGATCTGGCAGAAGTCTATTACGCCCTTCCTCTCGAAAGGGAGCCCTACGGAGACGACCAGGGGTTTGTGGATTTGGTTTTCAGAAAGGAAGCTTTCAGCCAAAGATTTGCTCTTAGTGAATTTCTTATTATCGACACCATTCGAAACTGCCTTGATCGGCAGAGTGATACCGTAGTTCATGATCAACTTCTTGGCATACTCCGTGGGTGAAATCAGAAAGTCAGCCGAGGAATATAGTTTAATCAGTCTCTTCTTCAGCAAGGGAGCAATCGTGTTCGAAAAAGTGAACGAGTTTCTGAAATCCTCATAGGTTGTATGTGTGTGGTAAATAATAGGAATCCCCGACTTCTTTGATTTCTTGAGAACTCTTTCCGCCCCGGGTCCAATCGTATTGATGTGAACGATATCGAAGCGGTCTTCCTCATTCGTTGTGTATTTGACACCCACCTTGTCAAGAGCGGACATCTGATGTTTGAGTGCCATTCCCACGCCTGATTTACTGAAAAGCTTTTTACCTTCGGAATATAGCAGAACCTTCATCTCTACCTCCAGAAGAACTCCATGTTGATCGTTAGTGTAGCTTCGCCAAATACGCCCATCTGCTTGAAGTGATTCTGTAACAGAAAGTGATTGAAAAACCAAACCGAATAGACCTCTATTCTGTTGTCGGTCGCTATACTGCACATTTTGCAAACGACTCTCAAAGCGGTGAGACGCTCTTCAACGACTATTCTACCGCATCTCGAGGCATTTAGCATATCCTTTGCATTCAGTTCGGATAAGGTTTCTCTTGCAGAACTGGTGTGTTTTCTCATTCGTCTTAATTGTCCATATTTGCTTCTCGATTATGGAAGAAGCGGACCACGCTTCACAAATAAGACACAGAAGATCTTCTGAAGTTTATTTGTCATGGAGCGTATGAACCCAGCCATTAAGGTATACTAATGCGTGTTGCAGATAGAGTATTATGGAGGCGGAAGTGGTGGCCGTTGCTGCCTTCATGAGTCTTCGTTGATAATGTTGGGGGAATTCCTATGAAGTTTTTCATTACGGGAGAGAGAAATGCAGGAAAGAGTTATCTTGTAGAAAGAGTTAAGGGCTTGACCAAGTTCACAGGGTTTGAGACACACTTTGACGAGAGTCTTGTAGAGCTTCACATTAATTTCTTTGGTGGCAATTCGTTTCTCATAGGTTGTAGAGACAACGGGCGGTTGAGAATTGTTGAAGAAGGGTTCGTATCGGCGACGAGACTT is a window encoding:
- a CDS encoding glycosyltransferase; protein product: MKVLLYSEGKKLFSKSGVGMALKHQMSALDKVGVKYTTNEEDRFDIVHINTIGPGAERVLKKSKKSGIPIIYHTHTTYEDFRNSFTFSNTIAPLLKKRLIKLYSSADFLISPTEYAKKLIMNYGITLPIKAVSNGVDNKKFTKSKSLAESFLSENQIHKPLVVSVGLPFERKGVIDFCQIADTRKDLTFYWFGAKISSLLPAKIRRLLKNPPDNVKFPGFIPQEMIIGPYSACDVFLFPSYEETEGIVVLEALATEAPIVLRDIPVYSEWMKHEENCLKGNNNQEFIKHIDRLLESNSLRKKLSSCGKETALERDLSIIGQKLKNIYLEVLDNKL